One Purpureocillium takamizusanense chromosome 1, complete sequence genomic window carries:
- a CDS encoding uncharacterized protein (EggNog:ENOG503P09N~TransMembrane:1 (i12-31o)~COG:Q) codes for MQAMIEQRDDDIAISSFIIGAIFAGLINSWYNAAWIPCFLSYDSYWHERLRREVDEVVLKHRISRYETAADVLSRLSIREWEHEFPLIELGLRDSIRIVMTGASFRKNISGGGIRIGDSDEMIPNNAFAVC; via the exons ATGCAAGCTATGATTGAACAACGAGATGATGACATTGCTATATCGTCC TTCATTATTggcgccatcttcgccgGCCTCATTAATAGCTGGTACAACGCCGCCTGGATCCCATGCTTCCTTTCATACGATTCGTACTGGCACGAGAGACTAAGGAGAGAAGTCGACGAAGTCGTGCTCAAGCACCGAATTTCACGGTATGAGACCGCAGCCGATGTCCTATCTAGGCTGTCGATACGCGAGTGGGAGCATGAATTCCCACTTATCGAACTCGGCCTCCGAGACTCTATCCGCATTGTCATGACTGGTGCTTCATTTCGAAAGAACATCAGCGGTGGAGGCATCAGAATTGGCGACAGTGACGAGATGATCCCGAATAACGCGTTCGCCGTATGTTAG